A section of the Pochonia chlamydosporia 170 chromosome 2, whole genome shotgun sequence genome encodes:
- a CDS encoding catalytic protein (similar to Metarhizium robertsii ARSEF 23 XP_007823344.1), translated as MFKSTLVLVLATVAAARQCRNITVPVSISSRNGVFDLRPPSTEIEVTDLFLGMAWPGNNGTANFLKGYKTVSGNYKLAATYCEPDKGPGHALQILTHGVGFDRSYWDFPFNNYHYSYVNRALDAGYSTLTWDRLGIGHSSHGDPVNEIQIFLEIAALKALTDIARGGHLCGVPHKFDKTVHLGHSFGSAMTYGLTAMYPNITNGIVLTGFSQVPQFMGYFALGGNFAPVSDNKVLAKQYAVGYVAPKDSIGVHINFFGPGDFDPEMLQAATMTGQPAAIGELLTVGSGPKSSDFSGPVMIITGDRDIPFCGGNCMNTMAINGRAPNLIEYSKNSFKKASAFNATVVPKAGHGLNFNSNAPEAYKAITDFIKAHL; from the exons ATGTTCAAATCAACTcttgttttggtgttggccacCGTGGCCGCCGCACGACAATGCCGAAACATAACCGTCCCAGTCTCCATCAGCTCACGGAACGGCGTTTTCGACCTGAGGCCACCTTCGACTGAAATTGAGGTTACCGACTTGTTCTTGGGTATGGCCTGGCCGGGAAATAATGGAACTGCCAACTTTCTTAAGGGC TACAAAACAGTGTCTGGAAACTACAAACTTGCAGCCACATACTGCGAACCTGATAAAGGCCCTGGCCACGCCCTCCAGATTCTCACTCACGGTGTTGGTTTCGACCGCAGCTACTGGGACTTTCCATTCAACAACTACCACTACAGTTACGTGAATCGAGCCCTGGATGCCGGTTATTCAACGCTTACCTGGGACCGCCTGGGCATTGGCCACTCTTCGCACGGCGATCCCGTCAATGAGATCCAAATCTTCCTCGAAATTGCCGCTCTCAAGGCGCTAACCGATATTGCGCGTGGTGGACATCTCTGCGGCGTTCCGCACAAGTTTGACAAGACCGTTCACCTCGGACACTCGTTCGGCTCCGCCATGACTTACGGTCTGACCGCCATGTACCCCAACATCACGAACGGCATTGTCCTCACGGGGTTCAGCCAAGTTCCTCAATTCATGGGCTATTTTGCCCTGGGTGGAAACTTTGCGCCCGTTAGTGACAACAAGGTTCTTGCCAAGCAATACGCAGTCGGCTACGTTGCCCCCAAGGACAGCATCGGTGTTCACATCAACTTCTTCGGCCCCGGAGACTTTGATCCTGAGATGCTCCAGGCTGCTACCATGACGGGCCAGCCAGCAGCTATTGGAGAATTGTTGACTGTTGGCTCTGGCCCCAAGTCTAGCGACTTTTCCGGCCCTGTCATGATCATCACTGGTG ATCGCGACATCCCTTTCTGCGGTGGCAACTGCATgaacaccatggccatcaaCGGCCGTGCCCCCAACCTGATTGAATACTCCAAGAACAGCTTCAAGAAAGCATCTGCCTTCAACGCCACTGTCGTACCTAAAGCAGGCCACGGTCTaaacttcaactccaacgcACCAGAAGCCTACAAGGCCATCACCGACTTTATCAAAGCTCATTTGTAA
- a CDS encoding phosphoglycerate mutase family protein (similar to Metarhizium acridum CQMa 102 XP_007808989.1): protein MPPIIHIVRHAQGLHNVFPGNDALVDPELTPTGIAQCASLRASFPHHAQLTLLAASPMRRALQTCLHAFSNDTLAPVRAIDLLQETSDAPNDTGSSVDVLRAEFGDTVDFSSVSPSWTDKSEGSFFAPEIEKVVERARVTRRSLKEILGDGDGQAVCVSHGGYVHFLTDDWEGVSLQRRSTWANCDYRSYQFVDGGSNEVKLRETDESWRRRKGHQARPTDEEQAAWREQVFEDFGPHMRYKGP from the exons ATGCCACCGATCATCCACATCGTCCGTCACGCACAAGGCCTACACAACGTGTTCCCCGGAAACGACGCCCTAGTCGACCCAGAACTCACACCAACGGGCATCGCTCAATGCGCCTCCCTCCGCGCATCCTTCCCCCATCACGCGCAACTGACACTCCTCGCTGCCTCGCCCATGCGGCGCGCCTTACAAACATGCCTACACGCATTCTCAAACGATACACTAGCACCAGTCCGTGCAATTGACCTACTACAAGAGACGTCTGACGCACCGAACGACACGGGATCTAGCGTGGATGTCCTCCGCGCTGAATTCGGTGACACGGTTGACTTTTCGTCCGTGTCGCCGAGTTGGACGGATAAAAGTGAGGGAAGCTTCTTCGCGCCTGAGATTGAGAAAGTCGTTGAGCGGGCGAGGGTGACGAGACGGTCGTTGAAGGAGATTCTTGGGGATGGGGACGGACAAGCTGTTTGTGTTTCTCACGGCGGTTATGTTCATTTTCTGACGGATGATTGGGAGGGTGTTTCGCTTCAAAGGC GTTCAACTTGGGCAAACTGCGACTATCGATCCTACCAGTTTGTGGATGGAGGTTCCAATGAAGTTAAGCTCCGTGAAACAGACGAGAGTTGGCGTCGGCGGAAAGGACATCAGGCTAGACCGACGGACGAGGAACAAGCCGCTTGGAGAGAGCAGGTGTTTGAAGACTTTGGGCCTCATATGAGATACAAGGGTCCTTGA
- a CDS encoding HET domain-containing protein (similar to Metarhizium acridum CQMa 102 XP_007815794.1): MPIRLINTATLSLKEFMGEIPDYAILSHTWVTDEEVTFQEIDGISRDPDHSATKKSGYHKIRATCETCRGHGFQYVWIDTCCIDKSSSAELNEAINSMFKWYENAKTCYVYLADLTAKPSYTESLKHCRWLTRGWCLQELLAPRDVRFYGANWDFIGTKIELQETLSDLTGIDDDVLNGNTPLHAIPVARRMSWAARRNTTRMEDTAYCLLGIFDINMPMLYGEGEKAFLRLQEEIIRRSNDLSIFCHSELLAGPLPEREEEEEDASWHSQYQDLFAQSPADFGLCGNVVAKMSPSLSLDVFELTNVGLHFKDVSLHLYKELDERPDGTEVGYQVFGLYGIQLKCSSWPRRTQCCMYLRKVGPGLYVRVRVNTDFFWQLSDTSNEEIYILPKITTEIRPRLDRSHDNAIQFRLEGALKWCILGDPVPHDRWDAPTSQFLNFASSSFRGYVGVRVGSNPFFSEVERINIYVVCGQRPHPFGVWVHLVSEEHLQESIRGFGNVLLALPSLIAPLKRFPSDLASLQVSDKRFYAQVRHLPSRSPRFIVTLTCEYGTGENSPSDSEMGEG, encoded by the exons ATGCCGATTCGGCTGATCAATACCGCCACCTTAAGTCTCAAAGAGTTTATGGGAGAAATACCTGACTATGCAATTCTTTCTCATACTTGGGTGACGGATGAAGAAGTGACTTTTCAGGAAATAGATGGCATCTCTCGCGATCCTGATCATTCGGCTACAAAGAAATCGGGATATCATAAGATACGAGCGACGTGCGAAACATGCCGTGGCCATGGATTCCAATACGTCTGGATTGACACTTGTTGCATCGACAAGTCAAGCAGTGCTGAGCTAAATGAGGCCATTAACTCCATGTTCAAGTGGTATGAGAATGCAAAAACATGCTACGTTTATCTGGCAGACCTCACAGCTAAACCTAGCTACACCGAGTCGCTGAAGCATTGCCGATGGTTGACTCGTGGTTGGTGCCTCCAAGAGCTACTTGCACCCCGGGATGTGAGATTCTATGGCGCGAATTGGGATTTTATCGGCACAAAGATCGAGCTGCAGGAAACGCTCTCAGATTTGACgggcattgatgatgatgtcctCAATGGGAATACACCCTTACATGCCATTCCGGTGGCAAGGCGGATGTCCTGGGCAGCGAGAAGGAACACAACGAGAATGGAAGATACTGCATACTGTCTGCTTGGCATATtcgacatcaacatgccCATGCTCTATGGAGAAGGTGAAAAAGCATTTCTGCGACTTCAGGAAGAAATCATCCGGCGTTCCAATGATCTGTCGATCTTCTGCCATTCAGAACTACTAGCCGGACCTCTTCCGgagagagaggaagaagaagaggacgcATCATGGCACTCCCAGTATCAAGATCTTTTTGCACAGTCGCCGGCAGATTTTGGTCTCTGCGGAAATGTTGTCGCCAAGATGTCCCCGTCGTTGTCTCTCGATGTCTTTGAGCTGACAAATGTCGGGCTTCATTTCAAAGACGTGAGCCTCCACCTATACAAGGAGCTCGATGAGCGGCCAGATGGTACTGAAGTCGGGTACCAAGTCTTTGGATTATACGGGATCCAGCTGAAGTGTTCTTCCTGGCCTCGTCGGACACAGTGCTGCATGTACCTGCGCAAGGTCGGACCAGGACTCTACGTGAGGGTCCGAGTCAATACTGATTTCTTTTGGCAACTCAGTGATACTTCGAATGAAGAGATATACATTCTCCCGAAAATCACCACTGAGATTCGACCGAGACTAGACAGGTCTCACGATAATGCTATTCAATTCAGACTGGAAGGTGCGCTTAAATGGTGCATCCTTGGGGACCCAGTTCCACATGACCGATGGGATGCTCCCACTTCCCAGTTTTTGAATTttgcatcatcgtcgttTCGCGGGTATGTTGGGGTTCGGGTCGGTTCTAATCCATTCTTTTCCGAAGTGGAAAGGATAAACATTTACGTGGTTTGTGGGCAACGACCCCATCCTTTCGGTGTTTGGGTTCACCTGGTTAGCGAAGAGCATTTGCAAGAGAGCATCAGGGGATTTGGCAACGTGCTTTTGGCTCTTCCGAGTTTGATTGCTCCTCTTAAGCGCTTTCCGTCTGATCTGGCCAGCCTTCAGGTCAGCGACAAGAGATTTTATGCACAAGTGCGACACCTCCCTTCTAGATCGCCGCGATTCATTGTCACCCTTACTTGTGAGTATGGGACCGGCGAAAATTCTCCGTCTGACTCAGAAATGGGCGAGG GGTAA
- a CDS encoding NmrA family protein (similar to Metarhizium acridum CQMa 102 XP_007812661.1), which translates to MQLSAANLAALNRLNQPQPNMTSILVIGAGELGLSVLSALAAHPKRQHVKVSALVRQATLDSAAPAKKRTIQKIKSLNVHLESADVVLASVEELAGIFTNYHTVVSCSGMELPRGTQMKIAEAVLQGNVRRYFPWQYGMRYDVIGEGSSQDLFDEQLDVRRLLRGQSETEWVIVSTGLFMSFLFVPEFGVVDLGKRVVRALGSWDNRITVTTPLDIGRVTADVILDPRGIRNEVVLTAGDTISYGELADLLESHFGTKFTRELWDLDTLRRQMDEDPTVMVKYRDTFAQGRGVAWEKGETVNAQRGMELVDVKGYLERMKFQLGEP; encoded by the coding sequence ATGCAACTCTCCGCAGCCAACCTCGCAGCCCTCAACCGCCTCaaccaaccccaacccaacATGACAagcatcctcgtcatcggcGCAGGCGAACTCGGCCTCAGCGTCCTCTCAGCCCTCGCCGCCCACCCCAAGCGACAACACGTCAAAGTATCCGCGCTCGTCAGACAAGCAACCCTCGATTCTGCAGCGCCCGCCAAAAAACGAACCATCCAAAAGATCAAGAGCCTAAACGTGCATCTCGAATCCGCAGACGTGGTCCTAGCCAGCGTAGAAGAGCTAGCCGGCATTTTCACCAACTACCACACTGTGGTGTCATGTTCGGGGATGGAGTTGCCGCGCGGGACGCAGATGAAGATTGCGGAGGCGGTTTTGCAAGGGAACGTGAGGCGGTATTTTCCGTGGCAGTACGGCATGCGGTATGATGTTATTGGGGAGGGGAGCTCGCAGGATTTATTTgacgagcagcttgatgtGCGGAGGCTGTTGAGGGGCCAGAGTGAGACGGAGTGGGTGATTGTGTCGACGGGGTTGTTTATGAGTTTTTTGTTTGTGCCGGAGTTTGGGGTCGTTGATTTGGGGAAGAGGGTTGTTAGGGCGCTGGGAAGTTGGGATAATAGGATTACGGTGACGACACCGCTGGATATAGGGAGGGTTACGGCAGATGTTATTCTTGATCCGAGGGGAATTAGGAATGAGGTTGTTCTTACGGCGGGGGATACGATATCATATGGTGAGCTGGCGGATTTGCTGGAATCGCATTTTGGAACGAAGTTTACGAGGGAACTTTGGGATTTGGACACGCTGAGGAGGCAGATGGATGAGGATCCGACGGTTATGGTCAAGTATAGGGATACGTTTGCGCAGGGGAGGGGAGTCGCGTGGGAGAAGGGGGAGACGGTGAATGCTCAGAGGGGAATGGAGTTGGTGGATGTGAAGGGGTATTTGGAGCGGATGAAGTTTCAGCTTGGTGAGCCgtga
- a CDS encoding aspartic proteinase (similar to Metarhizium acridum CQMa 102 XP_007812660.1): MKAVVVAALLAALADGAATRHATRAPKANGKSFTLNQIENKNFKGHDGPMDLLRAHMKYAQKLPANLSKALESNPDLRIKFGMYNQGDGQTGTVQALPARSDSEYGIIVDIGTPPQSIPLNLDTGSSDFWTFSTDTTDTMVKGQVLYRPNDSSTMKFLDGETWKIKYGDSAHANGYVYTDRVQIGDTYVNDQAVQVAVNVSDDISRDNFVSGILGLANSAANTVRPTPQHTYIDNIKDQLSLPIFTANLQRNAPGNYNFGYINKSEYTGNIQYAQVDPTSPFWRISPTGYKIAETEHDEIIDAIVDTGTSLLLLPDSVVYDYYGQVPGSLYDLSHGMMVFPCDAELPDFYLTIKKYQGKVPGRYMIYGNENQEYCFGGLQSSAGLPFSVLGDVFLKAQFVVFDYADGIVGFANKDLQG, from the exons ATGAAAGCAGTAGTCGTCGCAGCTCTTTTGGCTGCTCTCGCAGACGGTGCCGCGACGCGACACGCCACCCGAGCACCCAAGGCGAATGGGAAATCTTTCACACTGAATCAAATTGAGAATAAAAACTTCAAGGGACATGATGGGCCGATGGACCTTTTGCGGGCTCACATGAAGTACGCACAGAAACTACCTGCCAATTTGTCCAAGGCTTTGGAAAGCAATCCAGACTTGCGTATCAAGTTTGGCATGTACAACCAAG GAGATGGGCAAACAGGAACCGTTCAAGCACTACCTGCCCGTTCAGACTCAGAATATGGTATCATCGTGGACATCGGTACACCACCGCAGTCTATTCCTCTAAATTTGGATACAGGGTCTTCAGATTT TTGGACATTTTCAACGGACACCACCGACACCATGGTAAAAGGCCAGGTTCTTTACAGGCCGAATGATTCATCAACTATGAAGTTTTTGGACGGCGAAACGTGGAAAATAAAATACGGCGACAGTGCTCACGCCAATGGTTACGTGTACACCGACAGGGTACAAATTGGAGATACTTATGTAAACGATCAAGCGGTGCAAGTGGCTGTGAATGTGTCCGATGATATTTCCAGGGACAACTTTGTATCCGGAATTTTAGGGTTGGCAAATAGCGCTGCTAATACCGTCCGACCGACCCCTCAGCACACGTacatcgacaacatcaaggaCCAGCTCTCTCTACCTATTTTCACAGCCAACTTACAACGAAATGCCCCTGGCAACTACAACTTTGGATACATCAACAAATCCGAGTACACGGGCAACATTCAATACGCTCAAGTCGACCCGACCAGTCCGTTCTGGAGAATCTCACCCACGGGGTACAAGATTGCTGAGACGGAGCACGACGAGATAATTGATGCAATTGTCGACACGGGCACTTCACTACTTTTACTTCCTGATAGCGTCGTGTACGACTACTACGGGCAGGTTCCTGGTTCTCTTTATGACCTTTCACACGGCATGATGGTATTCCCTTGCGATGCAGAGCTACCCGACTTCTATCTTACGATTAAGAAATATCAAGGCAAGGTTCCTGGACGTTATATGATCTACGGCAACGAGAATCAAGAGTACTGTTTCGGCGGTCTTCAGTCATCGGCTGGCCTCCCGTTTTCTGTCCTGGGCGATGTTTTCTTGAAGGCACAGTTTGTTGTGTTTGACTATGCGGATGGCATTGTTGGGTTTGCCAATAAGGACTTGCAAGGGTGA